From Paenibacillus graminis:
ACTGTATTATTCGGGAAAATCCGCGGCCGTGGAACGGATGAGGCTGACAATGTGGACGATACTGCTGTAAAAACCTCTGCAACAGCCAATGATTCCAGTAAAATTGAGCCAGCTGCCCCATCAAGCGCACAGGTTGAAACTGCTTCTGTTCCGGTATCCGGTCCTGCTACAGCCGTTAATGTGCTGGAAGTCCTGTCACCGGTCCGTGGCAGAATTGTGCCTTTGGAGCAAGTGCCTGATCCGGCCTTCGCGGAGCGGCAAATGGGCAAGGGCGTAGCTGTGGAGCCATCCGATGGAAAGGTAACCGCACCTTTTGATGCTACAGTTGCCCATGTGATCAAGAGCAAACATGCCGTTATTCTGGAGCATGCCTCCGGTGTGCAGCTGCTGATTCATATCGGGATCAATACCGTATCCCTTAAGGGCAACGGATTCACTGCTCATGTCGCTGCAGGTGATAAGGTCAAAGCCGGTCAGCTATTGCTGGAATTTGACCGCGACGCTATAACGGCGGCTGGTTACCCGTTGATCTCACCAATTATTGTCCCGGACGGCCAGGATGTCATTGAGCGGGTGGAAGAACTGACCGGCGGAGATGAGACTCATCACAATGCGGTATTAAAGATCTATCTGCAAGGTTAACTTTCATGATAAAATGAGCATGGTGATTCCAGTGAACAAGAATATTTATTCGCATATCTATAATGATTACTCAGCACGGATTCAATCGGGACAGCTTCAGGCGGGGAAGAAAATCCCTTCCGAAAGCCAGCTTGCCGCCGCTTACAGCACCTCCAGAGAAACCGTGCGCAAAGCGCTGCAAATGCTCTCGGAGAACGGGTACATTCACAAGATCAAGGGCAAGGGATCTTTTGTGCTGGATACGCAGCGCCTGAACTTCCCTGTCTCCGGCTTAATCAGCTTCAAGGAGGTTGCAGACCAGCTTGGGCGTTCGATACGCACCATTGTCTATGAGAATAGCCTTGTTCCATGTCCAAGCAGTGTGTCACAGCGTCTGCTCATCAGGGAGAATGAACCTGTGTGGAAAGTAGTCCGTGCAAGGGAGATCAAAGGCGAGAAGATTATTCTCGACAAGGATTATTTCCTGCCGGCAGTCGTTCCTTCCATACCGGCTGCTGCCGCTGAAGATTCCATATATGAATACCTGGAAGGCAAGCTACATCTGCGGATCAGTTACGCCAAAAAAGAAATTTCTGTAGAAGAAGTGACCTCCGAAGATCAGCTGCTCCTGGACCTGCATGATTATCAGCATATTGTCGTTGTGCGCAACTACGTGCATCTCGTCGATACCCAGCTGTTTCAGTATACCGAATCCCGCCACCGGCTGGATAAATTTCAGTTCGTAGATTTTGCCCGCCGGGCGCAAATCGAAGGGAACCCGTTATAAAAAGCAGCCCCCCTCCGGAATCCGGCGGGGGTAATACTACCAGGACGTCTGCGGCGCTCACCTCCAGGATGATAGCAGGAATCAGCACACGTTAAGGAATAGAGTTGTTTTTGTTCAATCGGTATGATAAAATGCACTTAATTTAATGATTGGGGTTGAAAAGAATAATGTAGGATTTTCTTGCTGATCTATAAACGAATAAAACGTTGAAATGCGATGGGATTCGCATGTTTTATTATGTTTTTAGCAAGAAAGTTACATTTTCTTTTCACTCATACGATAGGTCCTTAATCTGCCCTCATGAGGGCTTGATTTGCTGTATCTATTTGAGCTGCGAGAAATGAACTTTCTTGCGGCTTTTATTTTTGTATACAGGAGGACCATGTGATGTCATTAATTAATGTTACCGGCCTTACTTTTGCGTATGAGGGCAGCTATGATAACATCTTCGAGAACGTAAATTTTCAGATCGACACCGACTGGAAGCTGGGGTTTACGGGAAGGAACGGAAGGGGAAAGACTACATTTCTTCAGCTGCTTCTCGGCAAACATGAATACAGTGGAACCATTTCAGCTAAGGTTAACTTTGAATATTTTCCGTATCCAGTGCCTAACAAAGAGGATCATACCCTTGATGTGATCAATGAAATTTTTCCAGACTATGTTCACTGGCAATTCATGCGTGAGCTGTCACTATTGCAGGTGGACGAAGACGTTCTCTATCGTCCTTTTGTCTCCTTATCCAATGGAGAGCAGACGAAAGTGCTGCTGGCCGCATTGTTCATTAAGGAAAACAGCTTCCTGCTGATCGATGAGCCCACGAACCATTTGGACATGCATGCCCGGACCCTGGTCAGTGAATATCTGAATACCAAAAGCGGATATATCCTGGTCTCGC
This genomic window contains:
- the treR gene encoding trehalose operon repressor; this translates as MNKNIYSHIYNDYSARIQSGQLQAGKKIPSESQLAAAYSTSRETVRKALQMLSENGYIHKIKGKGSFVLDTQRLNFPVSGLISFKEVADQLGRSIRTIVYENSLVPCPSSVSQRLLIRENEPVWKVVRAREIKGEKIILDKDYFLPAVVPSIPAAAAEDSIYEYLEGKLHLRISYAKKEISVEEVTSEDQLLLDLHDYQHIVVVRNYVHLVDTQLFQYTESRHRLDKFQFVDFARRAQIEGNPL